In Serratia sp. FDAARGOS_506, a genomic segment contains:
- the nrdG gene encoding anaerobic ribonucleoside-triphosphate reductase-activating protein, which translates to MNYHQYYPIDVVNGPGTRCTLFVAGCVHQCPGCYNKSTWRLNSGQPFTPELEERIITDLNDTRVPRQGLSLSGGDPLHPANVPSILKLVKRVRTECPGKDIWLWTGYRLAELDEQQMQVVDRINVLIDGKFVQDLKDPALIWRGSSNQVVHRLR; encoded by the coding sequence ATGAATTATCACCAGTATTATCCGATCGACGTCGTCAACGGCCCCGGCACCCGCTGCACGCTGTTTGTCGCCGGCTGCGTGCACCAGTGCCCCGGTTGCTACAACAAGAGCACCTGGCGGCTCAACTCCGGCCAGCCGTTTACCCCGGAGTTGGAAGAGCGCATCATCACCGATCTGAACGATACGCGCGTGCCGCGCCAGGGGCTGTCGCTCTCCGGCGGCGATCCGCTGCACCCGGCCAACGTCCCGAGCATCTTAAAGCTGGTGAAACGGGTGCGCACCGAATGCCCCGGCAAGGATATCTGGCTGTGGACCGGCTACCGGCTTGCGGAGCTGGACGAGCAGCAAATGCAGGTGGTGGACAGGATCAACGTGCTGATCGACGGCAAGTTCGTGCAGGATTTGAAAGACCCGGCGCTGATTTGGCGCGGCAGCAGCAACCAGGTGGTGCATAGGTTGCGATGA
- the nrdD gene encoding anaerobic ribonucleoside-triphosphate reductase: MKPVVIKRDGCQVPFDEARIAQAIERAALAVGVVDADYCATVARVVAQRMEQQPRVDIHEIQQAVENQLMAGEYKQLARAYIEYRHDRDVARELRGRLNQEIRGLVEQSNRALLNENANKDSKVIPTQRDLLAGIVAKHYAKQHILPRDVVLAHERGEIHYHDLDYSPFFPMFNCMLIDLKGMLTNGFKMGNAEIEPPKSISTATAVTAQIIAQVASHIYGGTTINRIDEILAPFVDESFRKHLQVAEEWQIPDAKGYAMARTEKECYDAFQSLEYEVNTLHTANGQTPFVTFGFGLGTSWESRLIQRSILKNRIAGLGKNRKTAVFPKLVFAIRDGLNHQYGDPNYDIKQLALECASKRMYPDILNYDQVVKVTGSFKTPMGCRSFLGTYEQDGELVHDGRNNIGVISLNLPRIALEAMGDESRFWALLDQRLQLAKKALMTRIARLEGIKARVAPILYMEGACGVRLKADDNIADIFKNGRASISLGYIGLHETINALFGGENHVYDDEALRAKAVAIVARLRAAVDAWKDETGYGFSLYSTPSENLCDRFCRLDTADFGVVPGVTDKGYYTNSFHLDVEKKVNPYDKLDFEAPYPPLASGGFICYGEYPNLQHNLKALEDVWDYSYSRVPYYGTNTPIDECYECGFTGEFSCTSKGFTCPKCGNHDSAKVSVTRRVCGYLGSPDARPFNAGKQEEVKRRVKHLGNGQLG, translated from the coding sequence GTGAAACCAGTAGTGATTAAGCGGGACGGTTGCCAGGTACCTTTTGACGAAGCGCGCATCGCGCAGGCCATCGAGCGCGCCGCGCTGGCGGTGGGCGTGGTCGACGCCGACTACTGCGCCACCGTCGCCCGCGTGGTCGCTCAGCGCATGGAGCAGCAGCCGCGCGTCGATATCCACGAAATCCAGCAGGCGGTGGAAAACCAGCTGATGGCCGGCGAGTACAAACAGCTGGCGCGCGCCTATATCGAATACCGCCACGATCGCGACGTGGCGCGCGAGCTGCGCGGCCGCCTGAACCAGGAAATTCGCGGCCTGGTCGAGCAGAGCAACCGCGCGCTGCTGAACGAGAACGCCAACAAGGACAGCAAGGTGATCCCCACCCAGCGCGACCTGCTGGCGGGCATCGTCGCCAAACACTACGCCAAGCAGCACATCCTGCCGCGCGACGTGGTGCTGGCCCATGAACGCGGCGAAATTCACTACCACGATCTCGACTACTCGCCGTTCTTCCCGATGTTCAACTGCATGCTGATCGATCTGAAAGGCATGCTGACCAACGGCTTCAAGATGGGCAACGCCGAAATCGAGCCGCCGAAGTCGATCTCCACCGCCACCGCCGTGACCGCGCAGATCATCGCCCAGGTCGCCAGCCATATCTATGGCGGCACCACCATCAACCGCATCGATGAAATCCTGGCGCCGTTCGTCGACGAGAGTTTCCGCAAACACCTGCAGGTGGCGGAAGAGTGGCAGATCCCGGACGCCAAAGGCTATGCCATGGCGCGCACCGAGAAAGAGTGTTACGACGCCTTCCAGTCGCTGGAGTACGAGGTCAACACCCTGCACACCGCCAACGGCCAGACGCCGTTCGTCACCTTCGGCTTCGGCCTCGGCACCAGCTGGGAATCGCGCCTGATCCAGCGCTCGATCCTGAAAAACCGCATCGCCGGGCTGGGCAAAAACCGCAAGACCGCCGTGTTCCCCAAACTGGTGTTCGCCATCCGCGACGGCCTCAACCACCAGTACGGCGATCCGAACTATGACATCAAACAGCTGGCGCTGGAGTGCGCCAGCAAGCGCATGTACCCGGACATCCTCAACTACGATCAGGTAGTAAAGGTCACCGGCTCGTTCAAAACGCCGATGGGCTGCCGCAGCTTCCTCGGCACCTACGAGCAGGACGGCGAGCTGGTGCACGACGGCCGCAATAACATCGGCGTCATCAGCCTCAACCTGCCGCGCATCGCGCTGGAGGCGATGGGCGACGAGTCGCGCTTCTGGGCGCTGCTGGATCAGCGCCTGCAGCTGGCGAAAAAGGCCCTGATGACGCGCATCGCCCGGCTGGAAGGCATCAAGGCGCGGGTGGCGCCAATCTTGTACATGGAAGGCGCCTGCGGCGTGCGGCTCAAGGCCGACGACAACATCGCCGACATCTTCAAGAACGGTCGCGCCTCGATTTCGCTGGGCTACATCGGCCTGCACGAGACCATCAACGCGCTGTTCGGCGGCGAAAATCACGTGTATGACGACGAGGCGCTGCGCGCCAAAGCGGTGGCGATCGTCGCGCGGCTGCGCGCCGCCGTCGACGCCTGGAAGGACGAGACCGGCTACGGCTTCAGCCTCTACAGCACGCCGAGCGAAAACCTGTGCGATCGCTTCTGCCGGCTGGACACCGCCGATTTCGGCGTGGTGCCGGGCGTCACCGATAAGGGCTATTACACCAACAGCTTCCACCTCGACGTGGAGAAGAAAGTTAACCCATATGACAAGCTGGACTTCGAGGCGCCCTACCCGCCGTTGGCCAGCGGCGGCTTCATCTGCTACGGCGAATACCCGAACCTGCAGCATAACCTGAAGGCGCTGGAAGACGTGTGGGACTACAGCTACAGCCGGGTGCCTTACTACGGCACCAACACGCCGATCGACGAGTGCTACGAATGCGGCTTCACCGGTGAATTCTCCTGCACCAGCAAAGGCTTCACCTGCCCGAAATGCGGCAACCACGACTCGGCCAAGGTCTCGGTCACCCGCCGGGTGTGCGGCTATCTCGGTAGCCCCGATGCCCGGCCGTTCAACGCCGGCAAGCAGGAAGAGGTGAAACGCCGGGTGAAACACCTCGGCAATGGGCAGCTCGGCTGA
- a CDS encoding LysR family transcriptional regulator, whose product MSLPFDVHRLLPAFLAAAQAQNFSAAARQLGVTPAAVSKNIRALEEKLALRLFQRNTHNVLLTDEGKALLAQVAPLWQALAATLESAGGERQAPAGVVRVSMIPGFGRQMLMPLIPQFLARYPQIDLDLSLDARVVNLVGEGFDVGIGSRVDPDSRLVARPLYPMHMALAASPDYLARRGEPQTPHDLLRHDCLLHRNPGNGRHVKWQLRHQGETLALDLNGRLVVSRPEMLLDAALAGLGIVNLARWYLEKHFEQGTLRPVLAECWPRPVQLWLYYASADLPPRVRVWVDFLLAHFRDRPTGD is encoded by the coding sequence ATGTCGCTGCCCTTTGACGTGCACCGCCTGCTGCCGGCCTTCCTCGCCGCCGCGCAGGCGCAAAATTTCTCCGCCGCGGCCCGCCAGCTGGGCGTCACGCCGGCGGCGGTCAGCAAAAATATCCGCGCGCTGGAAGAGAAGCTGGCGCTGCGGCTGTTTCAGCGCAACACCCATAACGTGCTGCTGACCGACGAAGGCAAAGCGCTGCTGGCGCAGGTGGCGCCGCTGTGGCAGGCGTTGGCGGCGACGCTGGAAAGCGCCGGCGGCGAGCGGCAGGCGCCGGCCGGGGTGGTGCGCGTCAGCATGATCCCCGGCTTCGGCCGCCAGATGCTGATGCCGTTGATCCCGCAATTTCTGGCGCGCTACCCGCAGATCGATCTCGATCTGTCGCTGGACGCCCGGGTGGTGAATCTGGTGGGCGAAGGCTTCGACGTCGGCATCGGCAGCCGGGTCGATCCCGACAGCCGGCTGGTGGCGCGCCCGCTCTACCCGATGCACATGGCGCTGGCGGCGTCGCCCGACTATCTGGCGCGGCGCGGTGAACCGCAAACGCCGCACGATCTGCTGCGGCACGACTGCCTGCTGCACCGCAACCCCGGCAACGGCCGCCACGTCAAATGGCAGCTGCGCCATCAGGGCGAAACGCTGGCGCTGGATCTGAACGGCCGATTGGTGGTGAGCCGCCCGGAAATGTTGCTGGATGCGGCGCTGGCCGGGTTGGGCATCGTCAACCTGGCGCGCTGGTACCTCGAAAAGCACTTCGAACAGGGCACGCTGCGGCCGGTGCTGGCGGAATGCTGGCCGCGCCCGGTGCAGCTGTGGCTCTATTACGCCTCGGCGGATCTGCCGCCGCGGGTGCGCGTCTGGGTCGATTTTCTGCTGGCGCATTTTCGCGATCGGCCGACGGGCGATTGA
- a CDS encoding NAD(P)H-dependent oxidoreductase — MSRILVLTAHRTPDESRINQALIEAVRPLPNVTVHELIRAYPDYRIDVAREQALLESHDAVVMMFPFFWYSSPAILREWQDAVLTYGFAYGSEGTKLHGKPLQLVVSTGGNAQAYTPAGYNRYPVQDLLLPFHALANLTGMDYLPPHLVQGVSDMSDEQLAQAAAGVVALMGTL, encoded by the coding sequence ATGTCACGCATTTTAGTGTTAACCGCCCACCGCACCCCCGACGAGTCACGCATCAACCAGGCGCTGATCGAGGCCGTGCGCCCGCTGCCTAACGTGACCGTGCACGAACTGATCCGCGCTTACCCGGATTACCGCATCGACGTGGCGCGCGAACAGGCACTGCTGGAAAGCCACGATGCGGTGGTGATGATGTTCCCGTTTTTCTGGTACAGCTCGCCGGCGATCCTGCGTGAATGGCAGGACGCGGTATTAACCTATGGTTTCGCCTACGGCAGCGAGGGCACCAAACTGCACGGCAAGCCGCTGCAATTGGTGGTGAGCACCGGCGGAAACGCGCAGGCCTACACGCCGGCAGGCTACAACCGCTATCCGGTGCAGGATCTGCTGCTGCCGTTCCACGCGCTGGCTAACCTGACCGGCATGGATTATCTGCCGCCGCATCTGGTGCAGGGCGTGAGCGACATGAGCGATGAGCAGTTGGCGCAAGCGGCCGCCGGGGTGGTGGCGCTGATGGGGACATTGTAG
- the treC gene encoding alpha,alpha-phosphotrehalase, protein MSNPTPWWQNGVIYQIYPKSFQDSTGNGYGDLAGVTRRLDYLQELGVDAIWLTPVYVSPQVDNGYDVADYCAIDPAYGTMADFEQLVAAAHRRGIRIVMDMVFNHTSTEHPWFKAAQDRHSPYRQFYVWRDGDGETPPNNWRSKFGGNAWQWHADSGQYYLHLFAVEQADLNWEHPPVREELKKVCQFWADKGVDGLRLDVINLVSKQQNFPSDSQGDGRRFYTDGPRIHEFLQEMSRDVFQPRGLMTVGEMSSTTLEHCRQYAAQSGEELSMTFNFHHLKVDYAGGEKWTRAAPDYVELKQIFRHWQQGMHNRAWNALFWCNHDQPRIVSRFGDEGALRVPAAKMLAMVLHGMQGTPYIYQGEEIGMTNPGFRAIEQYRDVESLNMYAELSAQGRSDAELLAILADKSRDNGRTPMQWSAAPHAGFTTGTPWIGCAENYPQINADAALADLDSVFYAYRQLIILRKQYPLLTHGDYQDLAPDHPALWCYQRSWNGQRLLVVANLSREPLAWAAEGVEASAQWRPLMSNYSDSADQPQALTLRPFEAVWWLLED, encoded by the coding sequence ATGAGCAACCCAACCCCCTGGTGGCAGAACGGCGTCATCTACCAAATTTATCCGAAGAGTTTTCAGGACAGCACCGGCAACGGCTACGGCGATTTGGCCGGCGTGACCCGGCGGCTGGACTATCTGCAGGAGCTGGGCGTCGACGCCATCTGGCTGACGCCGGTCTACGTATCGCCGCAGGTGGACAACGGCTATGACGTGGCGGACTACTGCGCCATCGATCCGGCTTACGGCACGATGGCGGACTTCGAGCAGCTGGTCGCCGCTGCCCACCGGCGCGGCATCCGCATCGTGATGGACATGGTGTTCAACCACACCTCGACCGAGCACCCGTGGTTCAAGGCCGCGCAGGATCGCCACAGCCCGTATCGCCAGTTCTACGTCTGGCGCGACGGCGACGGTGAAACGCCGCCGAACAACTGGCGTTCCAAATTCGGCGGCAACGCCTGGCAGTGGCACGCCGACAGCGGCCAGTACTATCTGCACCTGTTCGCCGTCGAGCAGGCGGATCTCAACTGGGAACACCCGCCGGTGCGCGAAGAGCTGAAGAAAGTGTGTCAGTTCTGGGCGGATAAAGGTGTCGACGGCCTGCGCCTCGACGTGATCAACCTGGTGTCCAAACAGCAGAACTTCCCGTCCGACAGCCAGGGCGATGGCCGCCGCTTCTACACCGACGGCCCGCGCATTCACGAGTTCCTGCAGGAGATGAGCCGCGACGTGTTTCAGCCCCGCGGCCTGATGACGGTGGGCGAGATGTCTTCCACCACGCTTGAGCATTGCCGGCAGTACGCGGCGCAAAGCGGTGAAGAACTGTCGATGACCTTCAACTTCCACCACCTGAAGGTAGACTACGCCGGCGGTGAAAAATGGACGCGGGCGGCGCCGGATTACGTGGAGTTAAAGCAGATCTTCCGCCACTGGCAGCAAGGGATGCATAACCGCGCCTGGAACGCACTGTTCTGGTGTAACCACGATCAGCCGCGCATCGTGTCGCGCTTCGGCGATGAAGGCGCACTGCGGGTGCCGGCCGCCAAAATGCTGGCGATGGTGCTGCACGGCATGCAGGGCACGCCTTATATCTATCAGGGTGAAGAGATCGGTATGACCAACCCCGGCTTCCGCGCCATCGAGCAGTACCGCGACGTGGAAAGCCTGAACATGTACGCCGAACTGAGCGCCCAGGGCCGCAGCGACGCCGAACTGCTGGCGATCCTGGCCGACAAATCGCGCGACAACGGCCGCACGCCGATGCAGTGGAGCGCCGCGCCGCACGCCGGTTTCACCACCGGCACGCCGTGGATCGGCTGCGCCGAGAACTACCCGCAGATCAACGCCGACGCGGCGCTGGCCGATCTCGACTCGGTGTTTTACGCCTACCGCCAGCTGATCATCCTGCGCAAGCAGTATCCGCTGCTGACCCACGGCGACTATCAGGATCTGGCGCCGGATCACCCGGCGCTGTGGTGCTATCAGCGCAGCTGGAACGGCCAGCGCCTGCTGGTGGTAGCCAACCTGAGCCGCGAACCGCTGGCCTGGGCGGCGGAGGGCGTGGAAGCCTCCGCCCAATGGCGCCCGCTGATGAGCAACTACAGCGACTCGGCGGATCAGCCGCAGGCGCTGACGCTGCGGCCGTTCGAAGCGGTGTGGTGGCTGCTCGAAGACTGA
- the treB gene encoding PTS trehalose transporter subunit IIBC, with amino-acid sequence MSKVKQQDIDRLIVLVGGRENIATVSHCITRLRFVLNDPSKASPKEIEELPMVKGCFTNAGQFQVVIGTDVGDYYQALIASTGVNEADKEQAKVAARQNMTWTERTISHFAEIFFPLLPALISGGLILGFRNVIGDIPMSGGQTLAQMHPAWKTVYDFLWLLGEAIFMFLPVAICWSTVKKMGGTPVLGIVLGVTLVSPQLMNSYLLGQQTPEVWNFGWFVIQKVGYQAQVIPSILAGMALGWIETRLKKIVPDYLYLVVVPVVSLLLAVFLAHALIGPFGRMIGDGVAWAVKAVMTGSFAPVGAALFGFLYAPLVITGVHQTTLAIDMQMIQSMGGTPVWPLIALSNIAQASAVLGIIIISRKANEREISVPAAISAYLGVTEPAMYGINLKYRFPMLCAMIGSAIAGLICGLDGVMANGIGVGGLPGILSIKPQFWLIYSLAILVAIVIPLVLTIMVYKRKAARGELPV; translated from the coding sequence ATGAGCAAAGTAAAACAGCAGGATATTGATCGCCTGATTGTTTTGGTCGGCGGCCGCGAGAACATCGCCACCGTCAGCCATTGCATTACCCGGCTGCGTTTCGTCCTCAATGACCCCAGCAAGGCCAGCCCCAAAGAAATCGAAGAGCTGCCGATGGTCAAAGGTTGCTTCACCAACGCCGGGCAGTTCCAGGTGGTGATCGGCACCGACGTCGGCGACTACTATCAGGCGCTGATCGCCAGCACCGGCGTCAACGAAGCCGACAAGGAACAGGCCAAGGTCGCCGCGCGCCAGAACATGACCTGGACCGAGCGCACCATCTCCCACTTCGCCGAGATCTTCTTCCCGCTGCTGCCGGCGCTGATCAGCGGCGGTCTGATCCTCGGCTTCCGCAACGTGATCGGCGACATCCCGATGTCCGGCGGCCAAACGCTGGCGCAGATGCACCCGGCGTGGAAAACCGTTTACGACTTCCTGTGGCTTCTCGGTGAAGCGATCTTCATGTTCCTGCCGGTGGCCATCTGCTGGTCGACGGTGAAAAAGATGGGCGGCACGCCGGTGCTCGGCATCGTGCTGGGCGTCACCCTGGTGTCGCCGCAGCTGATGAACTCCTACCTGCTCGGCCAGCAAACGCCGGAAGTGTGGAACTTCGGCTGGTTCGTGATCCAGAAAGTCGGCTATCAGGCGCAGGTGATCCCGTCGATCCTGGCAGGCATGGCGCTGGGCTGGATCGAAACCCGTCTGAAAAAGATCGTTCCCGACTATCTCTATCTGGTGGTGGTGCCGGTGGTTTCGCTGCTGCTGGCGGTGTTCCTGGCGCACGCGCTGATCGGGCCGTTCGGCCGCATGATCGGCGATGGGGTTGCCTGGGCGGTGAAAGCGGTGATGACCGGCAGCTTCGCCCCGGTGGGCGCCGCGCTGTTCGGCTTCCTGTATGCGCCGCTGGTGATCACCGGCGTGCACCAGACCACGCTAGCCATCGACATGCAGATGATCCAGAGCATGGGTGGCACCCCGGTATGGCCGCTGATTGCGCTGTCCAACATCGCGCAGGCCTCGGCGGTGCTCGGCATCATCATCATCAGCCGCAAGGCCAACGAGCGTGAAATTTCGGTGCCGGCGGCGATCTCCGCCTACCTCGGCGTGACCGAACCGGCGATGTACGGCATCAACCTCAAATACCGCTTCCCGATGCTGTGCGCGATGATCGGCTCCGCGATCGCAGGCCTGATCTGCGGCCTGGACGGCGTGATGGCCAACGGCATCGGCGTCGGCGGCCTGCCGGGCATCCTGTCTATCAAGCCGCAGTTCTGGCTGATTTACTCGCTGGCGATTCTGGTGGCGATCGTCATCCCGCTGGTGCTGACCATCATGGTCTACAAACGCAAGGCCGCCCGCGGCGAGCTGCCGGTTTAA